A portion of the Rhodococcus pseudokoreensis genome contains these proteins:
- a CDS encoding SLC13 family permease yields MTTDNQGDRTDVDKALLGHSTYRSLGEQQLSPAEERFEKGRRTIGLFLAPLLTIGFLALPLDIPPNQQTLAGVLIGVIVLWVSEAVPIPIGGLLGVAVVVFLGVAPADEVLSAFGSSTIFTFIGAFILAQAMLEHGVARRFAFRILTLPRVGQSTTGVIVAFGAITCGLSAFVSNTATVAMLLPTALGILGVIAKLMQHRGVVAPDFDPLRLRVGSAIMLMLAYGASVGGLLTPVGSPPNLIGRGLIEEATGERITFGQWMVMAVPICLVMFIALAFILLRLNKPEIRRIEGVSEYLAEQRADMGPLSRAEKNTLIAFGVTVTLWILPGVVAVIAGNDSDLYITISDRLDEGMVAVFGAALLFLLPTDWEQREFTLRWRDAAKIDWGTIVLFGTGIIFGSLLADTGLAETIGTSVADSLGLSSVVPITIFAVVLAIAVSETTSNTASAAVVVPIVIPVAIAAGVNPFVPALAATFAASFGFMLPVSTPQNAVVYGSGAVRITTMIRSGITFDIIGGILIIVLLPLMVAVVGLGAG; encoded by the coding sequence ATGACCACCGACAACCAGGGCGACCGAACCGACGTCGACAAGGCGTTGCTCGGACACTCGACGTACCGCAGCCTCGGCGAACAGCAACTTTCGCCCGCTGAGGAGCGATTCGAGAAGGGCCGCCGCACGATCGGGCTCTTTCTCGCGCCGCTGCTCACCATCGGATTCCTCGCGCTTCCCCTCGACATTCCGCCGAACCAGCAGACGCTGGCGGGCGTCCTGATCGGCGTCATCGTGCTGTGGGTGTCCGAGGCGGTGCCGATCCCGATCGGCGGCCTGCTCGGTGTCGCCGTCGTGGTGTTTCTGGGGGTGGCGCCCGCCGACGAGGTGCTCTCGGCGTTCGGGTCGTCGACGATCTTCACGTTCATCGGCGCGTTCATCCTCGCCCAGGCGATGCTCGAGCACGGCGTGGCGCGGCGGTTCGCGTTCCGGATCCTGACGCTGCCGCGGGTGGGCCAGTCCACCACCGGAGTGATCGTCGCGTTCGGCGCCATCACGTGCGGGCTCTCGGCGTTCGTGTCCAACACCGCGACGGTGGCCATGCTGCTGCCCACGGCCCTGGGCATCCTCGGCGTCATCGCCAAGCTGATGCAGCACCGCGGTGTGGTCGCACCGGACTTCGACCCGTTGCGGCTTCGCGTCGGCTCCGCGATCATGCTGATGCTCGCATACGGCGCCAGCGTGGGCGGCCTGCTGACGCCGGTCGGGAGCCCCCCGAACCTCATCGGACGCGGGCTCATCGAGGAGGCCACCGGGGAGCGGATCACGTTCGGGCAGTGGATGGTCATGGCCGTCCCGATCTGCCTGGTGATGTTCATTGCGCTCGCCTTCATCCTGCTGCGCCTCAACAAACCCGAGATCCGGCGCATCGAAGGCGTCTCCGAGTACCTGGCGGAGCAGCGCGCCGACATGGGCCCCCTGTCCCGGGCCGAGAAGAACACGCTCATCGCGTTCGGGGTCACGGTGACGCTGTGGATCCTGCCCGGCGTCGTCGCGGTGATCGCCGGCAACGACTCCGATCTGTACATCACGATCTCTGACCGACTCGACGAAGGCATGGTGGCGGTGTTCGGGGCGGCGCTGCTCTTCCTGCTGCCGACCGATTGGGAACAACGCGAGTTCACCCTGCGCTGGCGGGACGCGGCGAAGATCGACTGGGGCACGATCGTCCTGTTCGGCACCGGCATCATTTTCGGGTCGCTACTCGCCGACACCGGTCTCGCCGAAACGATCGGCACCTCCGTCGCCGACTCGCTGGGACTTTCGAGCGTCGTCCCCATCACGATCTTCGCCGTGGTCCTGGCCATCGCCGTGTCGGAGACGACGAGCAACACGGCGTCCGCCGCGGTCGTGGTGCCGATTGTGATTCCGGTGGCGATCGCGGCCGGGGTCAACCCGTTCGTCCCGGCCCTCGCGGCGACGTTCGCCGCGTCGTTCGGCTTCATGCTGCCGGTGTCGACGCCGCAGAACGCCGTGGTCTACGGCTCCGGCGCGGTACGGATCACCACGATGATCCGAAGCGGCATCACGTTCGACATCATCGGCGGGATTCTGATCATCGTCCTGCTGCCCCTGATGGTCGCCGTGGTCGGTCTCGGCGCCGGCTGA
- a CDS encoding NAD-dependent epimerase/dehydratase family protein, with protein MTELVLVTGGSGYVAGWCIVELLQRGYDVRTTVRSASRANDVRAAVSGVVDVDPGRLTFAVADLTADDGWDEAVEGVDYVLHVASPLGISASGGEEMLIASARGGALRVLRAATSANVRRVVMTSAANAASPSSYATEGVTDEELWTDPDDPTLIPYRRSKTLAERAAWDFVREQGGVTELTTVLPGAVFGPVLTTANLGSVGIVQRMISGRMRGVPRIGLEIVDVRDLADIHILAMTSPAAAGERFLATGDFRWMREMAEVLHSGLGDPGRKVRTRQLPDFVVRLAARYLDPSLREITPALGRRNRHSIEKAKRVLGWEPRSPEQAVLDCARDLLEKGVAGQVP; from the coding sequence ATGACCGAGTTGGTACTGGTCACCGGCGGCAGCGGCTACGTCGCGGGCTGGTGCATCGTCGAGTTGCTGCAGCGGGGATACGACGTGCGGACGACCGTCCGCAGCGCGAGCAGGGCAAATGACGTGCGGGCGGCGGTGTCCGGCGTGGTCGACGTCGACCCGGGTCGCCTGACGTTCGCCGTCGCGGATCTGACCGCAGACGACGGCTGGGACGAGGCTGTGGAGGGAGTCGACTACGTGCTGCACGTGGCCTCCCCGCTCGGAATCTCGGCTTCCGGCGGCGAAGAGATGCTGATCGCCTCGGCGCGCGGCGGTGCACTCCGGGTCCTGCGCGCCGCCACCTCGGCGAACGTACGGCGAGTGGTGATGACGTCCGCCGCAAACGCGGCGAGCCCCTCCTCGTATGCAACCGAAGGCGTCACGGACGAAGAGTTGTGGACCGACCCCGACGATCCCACGCTGATTCCGTACCGCCGATCGAAGACACTCGCCGAGCGAGCAGCCTGGGACTTCGTGCGCGAGCAGGGCGGCGTCACCGAGTTGACGACGGTGTTGCCGGGCGCCGTGTTCGGCCCGGTGCTGACCACCGCCAACCTCGGATCCGTCGGGATCGTCCAGCGGATGATCTCCGGCCGCATGCGCGGAGTTCCACGCATCGGATTGGAGATCGTCGACGTCCGGGATCTGGCCGACATCCACATCCTCGCGATGACGTCGCCGGCGGCGGCGGGCGAACGGTTTCTGGCGACCGGAGACTTCCGGTGGATGCGGGAAATGGCCGAAGTCCTGCATTCCGGCCTCGGCGATCCAGGCCGGAAAGTGCGCACGCGCCAACTCCCCGACTTCGTCGTTCGCCTCGCCGCCCGCTACCTCGATCCCTCGCTCCGGGAGATCACACCGGCGCTGGGGCGGCGGAATCGGCACAGCATCGAGAAGGCGAAGCGGGTGCTCGGCTGGGAGCCTCGCTCGCCCGAACAGGCGGTACTGGACTGCGCACGGGACCTTCTGGAAAAGGGCGTGGCAGGGCAGGTTCCATAA
- a CDS encoding amino acid permease, which yields MDSTVPEHTDSSGLGKGLKRRHMNLIALGGVIGAGLFVGSGVVIGGAGPAAIISFLLAGIITLLIMRMLAEMAVARPVVGSFYVYARQALGRRAGFATGWMYWYFFVIVVAVEAIAGGRILQLWIPMVPLWMLSLGLMLLLTATNMVSARSYGEFEYWFSSIKVVAIVLFLGMGALWITGLWPDSTPGLGNLVSHGGFTPLGWGAVLAAVVPCVAFYTGAEIVTIAAAESEEPKRAVARAMRSIVVRIVTFYVGSILVVVTIQPWDTESVGVSPYASVLEVLGIPGVATIMNFIVLTAVLSCLNSALYTTSRMLFALTRNGDAPKFFTKLSRNGVPRRAILLGTTIGYISVACTYVWGDVVFNFLVNSYGAVALFVYLLIAVSQVVLRRRLEHEDPAALQLRMWLFPWLSYATIALMATVILAMAFLPSTRSQFLMSGLTLIAILISYEVRRWLGKAGVDDESLSSAPPVGSADESVSQAEKRIESVETLGGSDIELAAAAQQEPNSHRHHRRQS from the coding sequence GTGGACAGTACCGTTCCCGAACACACCGACAGTTCCGGTCTCGGAAAAGGCCTGAAACGCCGGCACATGAACCTGATCGCGCTCGGTGGCGTGATCGGTGCCGGCCTGTTCGTGGGCAGCGGCGTCGTCATCGGCGGCGCGGGACCCGCCGCGATCATCTCCTTCCTCCTCGCGGGCATCATCACGCTGTTGATCATGCGGATGCTGGCGGAGATGGCGGTGGCGCGGCCGGTGGTCGGATCGTTCTACGTGTACGCCCGCCAGGCGCTGGGGCGCCGGGCCGGGTTCGCGACGGGGTGGATGTACTGGTATTTCTTCGTCATCGTCGTTGCGGTCGAGGCCATCGCCGGCGGCCGGATCCTGCAACTGTGGATACCGATGGTGCCGCTGTGGATGCTGAGCCTGGGGCTGATGCTGCTGCTGACGGCCACCAACATGGTGTCCGCCCGCTCCTACGGCGAGTTCGAATACTGGTTCTCCTCGATCAAGGTGGTCGCGATCGTCCTGTTCCTCGGGATGGGCGCCCTCTGGATCACCGGGCTGTGGCCCGATTCGACGCCGGGGCTCGGCAACCTCGTCAGTCACGGCGGATTCACCCCGCTGGGCTGGGGTGCGGTGCTCGCCGCGGTCGTCCCCTGCGTCGCCTTCTACACCGGGGCCGAGATCGTGACGATCGCCGCCGCCGAGTCGGAGGAACCGAAACGTGCTGTCGCCCGAGCCATGCGGTCGATCGTGGTGCGGATCGTGACGTTCTACGTCGGGTCGATTCTCGTGGTCGTCACGATCCAGCCGTGGGACACCGAGAGCGTCGGCGTCAGTCCGTACGCGTCGGTGCTCGAGGTGCTCGGAATTCCCGGCGTCGCCACGATCATGAACTTCATCGTCCTCACCGCGGTACTCTCCTGCCTGAACTCCGCGCTGTACACCACGTCACGAATGTTGTTCGCGCTCACCCGGAACGGCGATGCGCCCAAGTTCTTCACCAAGCTCTCCCGCAACGGGGTGCCCCGTCGCGCGATTCTGCTCGGCACGACCATCGGCTACATCTCCGTCGCCTGCACGTACGTGTGGGGCGACGTCGTGTTCAACTTCCTCGTCAACTCCTACGGCGCCGTCGCGCTGTTCGTCTACCTGCTGATCGCCGTCTCCCAGGTGGTGCTCCGCCGGCGGCTCGAGCACGAAGATCCCGCGGCACTGCAACTCCGGATGTGGTTGTTCCCCTGGCTGAGTTACGCCACCATCGCGCTGATGGCCACGGTCATCCTCGCGATGGCCTTCCTCCCGAGCACCCGCTCGCAGTTCCTCATGAGCGGTCTGACGTTGATCGCCATCCTGATCAGCTACGAGGTGCGCAGGTGGCTCGGCAAGGCAGGCGTCGACGACGAATCACTCTCCTCCGCTCCCCCGGTCGGTTCGGCGGACGAGTCCGTCTCGCAGGCCGAGAAGCGCATCGAGTCGGTGGAGACGCTCGGCGGCTCGGACATCGAACTGGCCGCGGCGGCGCAACAGGAGCCGAATTCCCATCGCCACCACCGGAGGCAGTCGTGA
- a CDS encoding glutamate ABC transporter substrate-binding protein, with amino-acid sequence MTRSCRRTPAGPLLRCRTALVAAAFLCGACAAPSALPPPPAGDYSQYSLPDGAEILPRTAVVPPPPPDPSSCGALSSLRPDPGLRPDTAPPGSALAAIVARGRLIVGTDQNTNLFSFRDPSTGTLSGFDVDLAREIARDLFGDPDKVEFRLLTSAGRFDALERNDVDLVVHATSITCERATRVGFSSVYFEAFQRLLVPEGSGITSPADLAGKRVCTFIDTTSLATIQRVSPDATVVAVPDWDDCLTTLQVGQADAATTDNSILAGLAAQDPNLEIVGPNLELEPYGVVANKNNDALVRFVNGTLERMRDDGTWNRLYDRWLSLLGPTAGPPAPSYRD; translated from the coding sequence ATGACGAGATCATGCAGACGAACCCCGGCCGGCCCGCTCCTGCGGTGCCGGACGGCGCTCGTCGCGGCAGCGTTCCTGTGTGGGGCGTGCGCGGCCCCTTCGGCGCTGCCCCCGCCCCCCGCCGGCGACTATTCGCAATACTCGCTCCCGGACGGTGCCGAGATCCTGCCGCGCACGGCTGTCGTTCCGCCGCCCCCACCGGATCCCTCCTCCTGCGGCGCACTGTCGAGTCTGCGACCCGACCCCGGTCTGCGGCCGGACACTGCGCCGCCGGGGTCGGCGCTGGCCGCGATCGTCGCGCGGGGACGGCTGATCGTCGGAACCGACCAGAACACGAACCTGTTCAGCTTCCGGGACCCGTCGACCGGCACGCTGTCGGGATTCGACGTCGACCTGGCGCGGGAGATCGCCCGCGACCTCTTCGGAGACCCGGACAAGGTGGAATTCCGTCTGCTCACGTCGGCCGGCCGCTTCGATGCACTGGAGAGAAACGACGTGGACCTGGTGGTTCACGCCACCTCCATCACGTGCGAGCGCGCCACCCGGGTCGGATTCTCGTCCGTGTACTTCGAGGCGTTCCAGCGCCTGCTCGTGCCGGAGGGATCCGGCATCACCTCTCCCGCGGACCTGGCCGGCAAACGGGTGTGCACCTTCATCGACACCACGTCGCTCGCCACGATCCAGCGGGTGTCGCCAGACGCCACGGTCGTCGCGGTCCCCGACTGGGACGATTGCCTGACCACGCTGCAAGTCGGCCAAGCCGACGCGGCGACCACCGACAACTCCATCCTCGCCGGCCTCGCCGCGCAGGATCCGAACCTCGAAATCGTCGGCCCGAATCTGGAACTGGAGCCGTACGGCGTCGTCGCGAACAAGAACAACGACGCTCTGGTCCGCTTCGTGAACGGAACCCTGGAACGGATGCGCGACGACGGGACGTGGAATCGCCTGTACGACCGGTGGCTGAGCCTGCTGGGGCCGACGGCGGGTCCACCGGCGCCGAGTTACCGGGACTGA
- a CDS encoding phosphonatase-like hydrolase, which yields MTEPRVSLVTLDIAGTSVDEGGAVYVALRDTVENYLGGPIPDDRFDRWKGTGKRQAIEGLLRESGAHADTAVLDSVESEFTAMLLAAYRKTPPTALPGVHDAFGTLRQRGIKIVLQTGYSREIARPLLEQVGWEIGRDIDGVITSDQVRTSRPSPYLIFRAMELAGVQSVDEVLVGGDTPNDLRAGTNAGARYVVGVLTGAHDAATLRPEPHTHLLESAAKIPDLLG from the coding sequence ATGACCGAACCCCGGGTTTCGCTGGTTACTCTGGACATTGCAGGCACGAGCGTCGACGAGGGCGGCGCCGTGTACGTGGCGTTGCGCGACACCGTCGAAAACTACCTCGGCGGACCGATCCCGGACGACCGTTTCGACCGGTGGAAGGGCACGGGCAAGCGACAGGCCATCGAGGGACTGCTGCGTGAGAGCGGCGCACACGCCGACACGGCCGTTCTCGACTCCGTCGAATCCGAGTTCACCGCAATGCTTCTCGCGGCGTACCGGAAGACACCGCCGACCGCACTGCCGGGAGTCCACGATGCCTTCGGCACCCTCCGGCAGCGCGGCATCAAGATCGTTCTCCAGACCGGATACTCACGCGAGATCGCGCGGCCGCTGCTCGAGCAGGTCGGCTGGGAGATCGGGCGGGACATCGACGGCGTGATCACCAGCGACCAGGTGCGGACGAGCAGGCCGTCGCCGTATCTCATCTTCCGTGCGATGGAACTCGCCGGCGTGCAGAGTGTCGACGAGGTCCTGGTCGGCGGCGACACCCCCAACGATCTGCGCGCAGGCACCAACGCCGGCGCGCGGTACGTGGTCGGTGTGCTGACCGGCGCCCACGACGCCGCGACGCTGCGCCCGGAGCCCCACACGCACCTCCTGGAGAGCGCCGCGAAGATCCCCGACCTGCTGGGCTGA